ATGGGCTATCTGGTCGAGCGCGCCAACCTGATCGACCGGCTTTTCAAGAGCCTGCACCTGGCGACCTCGGCCATCCCCGGCTCGCTGGCCGTGGCCACGATCGTGACCTGCGCGATTTTCGCCACCGCCACCGGCATCATCGGTGCGGTGGTGACCCTGATGGGCCTGCTCGCCTTTCCGGCCATGCTCAAGGCGGGTTACAACATCCGGCTGGCGGCAGGTGCGGTGACCGCCGGAGGGACACTCGGCATTCTGATCCCGCCCTCGGTACTTCTGATTCTCTATGGCGCCACGGCCGGCGTCTCGGTGGTGAAGCTCTATGCCGGCGCCTTCTTTCCCGGCATCATGCTGGCGACGCTCTACGTTCTTTGGGTCATTATTAACGCGAAACTCAGGCCGGGCATCGCACCACCGCTGTCAGAGGAAGACCGGCGCATAGACTTGCCTAAATTCGCAGAGATCATCTCCAGGACCCGTAGAAGAGTCATAACAGGGCTGATCGGTGCCATCAAGGGGCCGCGCAACACCGACGTCCCGCTGCGCACCCTGGTCAACCACTTGGTGATTGCCTTGCTGCCGGCGCTGGCAGCAAGCTTGTTCATGGGTTCAATCTATCTGGCCGTGACGGCCCCGGACTACGTGGTGTCTGACGAGTTGCAGGAAATGGGTTTTCAGGCTAGCCAGGAACAGCGCGGTGATCTGGAGGAGCCGGAAGAAGAAGCCGGCGGACTACGGGAACCCCCGGCCGAAAGCAAGACGGAGTCGCCCGCAGCCGGAGAAAAGGCCGTCGAAAAACCGAAGGCGGCTGTCGAGGACCTGCCGGAAAAGCCCAAAGCGGCGGAGGACGCAGCGGGCGAGCGCAAGCCGGTTCCCACGGCCTATTGGGTTACACTTGGGATCGTTGCCGCCGGGCTTGTGATTTTCTATACGATCTTCACTTTCGCCCGGCTCGAGATCTTCAAGATGCTGCTGAGCTCTTTTTTCCCGCTCGCGCTTCTAATTCTAGGAGTGCTGGGTTCCATCGTCGTCGGACTGGCGACGCCGACCGAGGCTGCGGCGATGGGGTCCTTCGGCGGATTTGTCCTGGCGGCCGCCTACCGGCAGCTCACCTTCGGGCGGGTCAAAGAATCGGTCTTCCTCTGTGCCAAGACCAGCGCCATGGTATGCTGGCTCTTTGTCGGCTCGGCCATCTTCGCCGCGG
This portion of the Desulfomonile tiedjei genome encodes:
- a CDS encoding TRAP transporter large permease subunit, coding for MRKEVWFGLSIMAMTVIGVFWLMPPLSQMTTGHLGLLMLAMIVIAIMMGFPTAFTLMGMGTMFTFFFYYSTDPSTAVTHTLDLMVQRAYAVMNNDVLISVPLFVFMGYLVERANLIDRLFKSLHLATSAIPGSLAVATIVTCAIFATATGIIGAVVTLMGLLAFPAMLKAGYNIRLAAGAVTAGGTLGILIPPSVLLILYGATAGVSVVKLYAGAFFPGIMLATLYVLWVIINAKLRPGIAPPLSEEDRRIDLPKFAEIISRTRRRVITGLIGAIKGPRNTDVPLRTLVNHLVIALLPALAASLFMGSIYLAVTAPDYVVSDELQEMGFQASQEQRGDLEEPEEEAGGLREPPAESKTESPAAGEKAVEKPKAAVEDLPEKPKAAEDAAGERKPVPTAYWVTLGIVAAGLVIFYTIFTFARLEIFKMLLSSFFPLALLILGVLGSIVVGLATPTEAAAMGSFGGFVLAAAYRQLTFGRVKESVFLCAKTSAMVCWLFVGSAIFAAAFALLGGQEIINVWVKSLNMTPVQFMLLAQVIIFLLGWPLEWTEIIVIFMPIFIPLLPYFNIDPLFFGLLVALNLQTAFLSPPVAMAAFYLKGVAPPHVSLNQIFAGMMPYMAIQILALFLLYMFPQIGLWLPSLVY